The region CCAATGAATGGGTCTCTAAATGTACGTATTAATTTtttaccaaaacaaacaaacatgcttttactgaacacaacatttttgttAGACAATGGTACgaataaaaaatctaatggaaataagtcacaatttttCCATTGTTTGAATAGGAAGGGGCACATTGAGCAATTAATCCAAAAATGATTCATATCGTTTCCAGATGTTGTCATTTGTCTGTTGAATCTATTAGCTGGACATGCCAACAACTTAATAGATATTAAGTGTATTGTTgccacattatttatttatttattacatctTGACAGAAAGTTCCATGACCCAAATTAGTCATAGGCTTTATCAATACTGGTATGTTTTATGTATAATGAATTTCTCCATGTTATAGATTATACTGGAAAATATCTCATCTTTGTACAAAAGACAGTACTCCCTCAGTATTGTCAAATAAGAACAGTGAATTTGATACGTTATTGGCAGCATTCATACTTGAGAGAACATTAAACGGCAAGATATACACTTTTTCATAAATTCAATTTTCCAGCCTGAAgatacatttaacaaaaaaacctCAAACTCTATCAGCTAAACTGTGTTGCCAAATATGACAACAAGAATATTAGAAGCTACAAACATACTGTTTCGGTAATCACTCTGACAGAGACAAATGGAGAAATCTGAAAGATCTTTGTACATGCTTTCAACTTGAATAGATTCTGTACATGAGAAGTTAATGAAGTGCCTAGAGAGTGTATAAAAtagaacaaaagcaaaaaaatacacaacaaacGTGACAAAACATGACCAGCATGAAATTTGCTCAGATGGGCTAAAACAGATGGTTGTGGCTCACATAATAGTTATTGTATACCTGCCATATGAATGCTGCCACAAACAGAGCCCCTCACCACTAAAACATCAACACGATCGACACAGTTCAAACCACAACATGCCCTCACTGCGGCTGTAACACAGCTGTGTATGCTATCCATTTGAAAGGTGATCAGAATGTGATCAAATGCAGCCCAGGTCCCGAGCGGGGTCCAGGCTGGCCCACTTTGCAGACTTTAAATAACTTGCATGGCTGTAACCCCCACATCGGATCTGCAAAATATTGACAGGATTTCTAACCCATTTACAAGTTGAGACCATCACTTTCACAAGCCCACAGCTTCACTTTAATTATAGCTCGCATATGAAGCATGACCATCTTTTGTGTTACAAAAATAGTTGCTTatgaaattacaataaaataaattcaacacATGATCTTTTTTGCTCTTTAAGATAAATGGTCTAGTGTAAAAATGACTGcatactgccaaaaatgtccacgaATGTCAAATTTGATTGATGCTGATCTAAAAAATGACACTCACACACGCgtcccacaatgttgtgtggaAGCCCCCGCTGAATGTGAGTTAGGGCTTATCCTCAAACTATCTTGTAAACCTAATCAAGTATTGAGAATTTTACAAATCTGATGAGTTTTCAGTCTTTCACATTCAAAAATAGGTTgaattaaaggatctttgtgcagtttgtgacatatttttactcatgactgccacctctggcccaaagtgtaactgcagcatctgtgtcaggcttgttcatggtgcgcgtgtgagtatgtgcatgatCTTAAAGCGCACAGttgacaaaggaagacatgacttcaaatgaggtaagaaaaactccgcccctcccctcccccaaaaaactgttgcatgtgagggtccgcacactctactataaagaaaagataaaagatgataggtgcagtcagagtaaaacagtcggggctcttcatactcatctgggcattggtggagcatgcatgaagtagaaaaagctttaatattacttttttttaactgcacaatGTATCTTTAAGCTCTTGACTCAATAAGCATGCATTAACCAAACACAGTATTAGGTACAccgccattaactcattcactgccattgacggctatagatgtcaaaaattcactttatttctacagtataagttcatttaaaaaaaatctacttttgttaacaaaagtatgaaaaccgagaaaaaaatgttttattgtacatttagaacagatataaagtttgtgattaatcgtgagttaactagagaagtcatccGTGATGACgtcatgattaaaaattgtaatcgccgaacgcccctaatttttaacaatgttttttttaagaaaagattattaaaaataaaaacaataatttaaataattaaaaaagatttaaaatatatacatatatatatatatatatatatatatatatatatatatatatatatatatatatatatgttacaattttttttaaggaaaagattattttaaaaagaagaaaaaaagaaaagattactaaaaattttaaaatataattacaatattttttttaaatagaaaagattattacaaataaaaaaatatatatatattttttaaatagaaaagattattaaaaatttgaatcataattaattgcatgattacACTAGTttcctcacgattaatcacaaattttatatctgttctaaatgtacaataaaaattgtttctaggtttacatactcttgttaacaaaggtggaaaaaaatgagttcaaatataaatagttcaaatggattttgacgtctataaccgtcaatggcagtgaatgagtaaaagatagtgtgtagaatttttcaacttttcaacattcattcattttaaaaaccctctattaattaaaaaaatccaattgcTCACATCACAGGCGCAGCTGGTCACATCATGCAAAGGGGAGGATCTTGCAATTTGTTTACATAAATGCACGCCAATCTCATCTCTCCGAGCCAGCAAGTCTATTTGCTTCTGTGATGACAAGCACGCTCCGGACCGCCCTGATTTCGACGCAAATGAGGGACTCCATTACAATTGGCCCGGTTTTAGCTATATTCCATCCCATAACGGCGCACAATGCCGCAAACGAAAGAAGACTCTACCCATCCATTTGCCCTCAACTTGTGCTGGGAACAAAAATAGGTCCCAATGTCTCACATAGTTTTCAATCTTTGCACATGTTTTCAGCAATTCTATTCAAACATAATGTGTTTAGAAACCAAATCTCAGATTCGCTTCATATACAATCCAACAGAGCCAACATACCTAACCCACTTGAACAAGCTATCACCACATCTAATCAAATCCAGCGGAATAATCACCGAGGTCAACAGTGCACATTCATCTTGTATAACCAAGTAACTTTAAATATTTCCGACTGATGCCACACTCGGTAAGGTAAGACCACTCTGTGTCCAAATGCCAAGTATGTACCATGCCACAGTGGAAGGGAGGGAAGGGGAGGGCTGAGCAGTGCGCATTAGTTCTGTGGATGTGGGATACAGAGTAGGATCTTCAGCAGAAGCAGCAGACTTGGCAGATTTACCAACAAAGTGCGGACACATGGAAGAAGATGACAGATCGATTTGTATTCGCCTTTATATTTCAAAGGCTACGCAagccaaaatatatttaatttaggaCGACAGAGAAGCTGCGTTCACCTTTTTGTAAGAACTCAAGCTGGAGATTTCAAGGCTTTGATCCGAGGTACTGTTCAGTTGTTTTCTTTTGCGCTCAACCAAGCACTAACTTGGTTACGGACTTGTGGTTGTAATGCTGTCCTCAGTGAGCAGAGGAAGAGGAACAGGTGCATTCAAACTTACGGAGATGAGCGTGGTGTGCGGCAATGCACTTTTTTGCCTCACAAGGATAGAGTGGCTCTACCCATAAAAGAACAGCAGAGAAACATGCAGCAGTTTGGCCAAAAGTTCTGCAAGTGATATCAACATTTAAGCCACACACAAGGTAAGCAGCATCTTTTACTCATGGCCGCACAGGATTAAATTAATTTCTGCTCTGGCATTAAGATTACAGAAGCAGGCGGACTGTTATTATAGCATATATTAGATAATAGTGTGCCTCGGtcactcatcatcatcatcatcatcatcttgacGCCTAGCAACTAGAGCAGTGTGAGGCAGCAAGTGTGAAGTAGCTCGCATACGTATACACAAACTCAACTTGGTAATGCACGCCAATAAACTCAATGACTTAAATGATAAAGAGCTATAAATGAAGAGGGAGAAAATCAAAGGGTGTAGTCCATCCCTGATTGATGACCTAAGCAGCCATAAATGATCAAGATCCATGTCATGTATTTGAGACTTTCATAAGCTGCTTAGGATGTAACCAAATGATAGCCAAAGCAATGTGCTTGCAGCTAACTGCCAAGCATCGTGTCATTTTGCGCTGACCCAGTTAAAGTCGTGTCCTTAAGGGCACTGCAGCTTAACAGAGTAAAGTTTTGATGACGTCAAAAGAATGCAATTTCCATGACAGGTAGTCTGTGACTTTATCTTATAACACCAGTTTAGTTCTACATTAACATAAATGACTTTTGGATTTGTGTCCCAAACCTTCAATTTCATGCTTCCCTGATTTTTAATCTTGTGACCGTCCAATTATGACCAAACAGCAGACAAGTAATAACATTAGCCTAAATCCTTTATCAGGAACCAGGGGGGCAGAACTGTTTGATTTTCTTCAGCCAATCagcagaaaaataaagaaaaacataatgACATGCAATGATATCAGTGCAAGTAAGGTACAGTATTGAATATTGGACAACATTGAATTGATAACTTTTTCTCAAAGCACTTGCATAAAGTATGTGTTTGATGCTCTGGTGTCTTATCTTTTTTTCAAGCCGCAGTGTTTTCCAGCACATTCTCACAAGGGAATCACACGGCCTCATCAGTGGCTCCAGCTGTGAGAAACAAATGATACGTCACATAAAGTGGCAGCACATTAGATTAGCTGGCTATTTCTGTACCTTGTTCAACAGAAAAACATATTTCGTATCACTGAAGTGAAGGTaactttattttccatttgtatCGCACTTTCCCATCTCGACTGCTGCTCCGGTACGCATCCATCTTCGGACGACTTTATCAATTGCtacaaacacaaatgttgtTACTGAGGAAACCGTTCTGGAATGTAGATCATTAAATCATCATCAACCATTATGTGTGGACAGTATAAAGAGGGCTGTGACTTGAAGCTGTTTAAGCGCAAGGAACCATATTcgctacattaactcattcactgccattgacggttatagacgtcaaaattcatttgaactatttccattaatttaacatttttttccactcttgttaacaagagtatgaaaatctagaattttttttattgtacatttagaacagatataaaatttctgattaatcgtgagttaactagtataatcatgcaattgattacgattacaaattttaattgcctgacgcccctaatttttaataatcttttctattttaaaaaaaatgtattttttttatttttaataatcttttctatttaaaaaacatattttaattattttttcaaattttttgtaaccttttcttttttttaaataatgttttctttaaaaaaatattaaatatatatttttttaattatttaagttattattttttaatcatcttttctttaaaaatatatttattttttaaaaaaaattcaataatcttttctatttaaaaaatacttttttaatttttatttttaataatcttttctttaaaaaaacattattaaaaattaggggcgttcggtgattacaatttgtaatcatgACGTCATCATggatgacttctctagttaactcacgattaatcacaaactttatatctgttctaaatgtacaataaaacatgttttctaggttttcatacttttgttaacaaaagtagaaaaagaaattaaacttatagtaataaagtgaatttttgacatctatagccgtcaatggcagtgaatgagttaaagggcaagtcaaaccaattttccattttctttacaatagtaTGAACAGGGcataattattaatattgcgtttgtggaatatgaattaagcagcaaatccacccatttttagccatctcacggggcggccattttgtcacttgctgcccactgaaaatgatgtcacagATGCTCAGTGCCCAGTTAACAACCAATAACAGTtcagcttgtgaacatcactttgccaaactcagaaaacaggtgagctatgattggtcgttacctgagccctgagtaactgtgatatAATTTTGCGTCGAGAGCAagcgacaaaatggccgccccctgaaatggaatgaaaacggatgaattttgctgcttaattcatattccacaaacacaacattaatcagaatgccatgtttagactagtaagggcacaaatacaacatatttcgggtattataaatacattttttgggggttgacttatACTTTAAAGCATTGTAAGATGTGGTGCTAAATAtctttacagtatatttagttatttttggtaCTTTcactgtaaaataataattattccttgacaatattaaaatacaacataacTGTTATTGGATTTGTCCCATCAAGGGTCAATACAAAAATGAGACAATTGAAGTGTTTTTTGAGCAAAGATATTAAACTAGTTTCACTCACTAGAGCAAAGACTTCAATCAAGGCCCAACTGTTAACAAAAGAAATCAAGAAAAGTGTCCGTAGGTAGGACAGCGGTTCTCAAACTGGTGATCTATGATTTTTGGGAGTCTTCCAAATACTTTCAGGTACATAtcattttatatcattttatatatttatataaataaaagtttcTACATATGGAGACTACtgcataaataaaacaaacataccaAACCGATTACTGCTCGCTGCTTTGGGCCAATTAAAAGCACTGATATGATTGTGCAATAGGCGCCATGCATGTATGTAGGCACTTTTTACAAAATGATACAACATAATTTATCTGAAAGTATTTGGAAGCAGAGTTATACAGGTGAGACAACGCGACCTCTGCAAAATATTTATACCTTGGAGGCACATACCTCGGATTAACAGTTTCCAGCATGCCAACAAATCAAAGTATTAACAGAGACCTTGTCTTTGGTAATGCTCAATGTAATGAAATCCGCTTTCGCCTTCATGGAAAACATAGTGAAAGTGATTCCGCTGTCGTCGGTTTCTTAGCGGGAATTAGAAATGTTACTAAATATAGCAACCATATTGAGTGACAACTGACATATAAGTTGACAACAGTGATAGCGCTGAAAAGTGAATGTCAGCTATCATGGATGAATAGTTCCTTTCTAAAAAGGTCATCATTAgttgaaatgatcaaaaataaGTAAATCATTGCCATGGCAATTAGGGGATCTGTCTTTATGTTTAACTGCCGTTAGGATTATGAGGCCATCTTCTCTAaaacagtgcttctcaattatttattgttaaaagaggatgaataaaatattttttcccccaactctCCGCCGTAActataaatagtaaaaaaattctttaaaattgcTGTAAATATACCTCTGTAGTGTCACCtagtgtagtggatgtgcaaatCCCCTTTATTCTACTACGGCAAATAGAAAACGTTAGACATTAAACCGTATCCGGACCCCAACATTTGGAGAATCCCTGAGCTAGAAGGCCACTTCCTGATTCATGAACATTGACAAACAAATGGACGGTCCAATGGCTGAAACCTCGAATGTTCTTAAAGCCCCTAAATGATTTggttgcgtaaaaaaaaaaaaaaaaaaaagtcaatataaagtattaagaaaataaaattcaataaCTATTTAGCTAACCTATTATTATTGGTGTATATATAATCCTAAATCTGGGGTTTCCTCTTTACGTCCTAATGAAAGGTAAACAGCCCTTGTCGTGTGACACGATTCAATCCATTCCACTTAATCATATAGAATGCGTCCTTATTGGTAAAAATTCAGtcctattttttggggggcgtacAGTTTTGCACACACTGTATACAAAGTatacaatttgtgtgtgtgttttttttgtggttaattTTGTAATAATACTTCCTGTGTTTGTGTACCATATTAAAATCAGACTGAAATAACACTTCAAATCTCAGTATTGCATTTGTTAAATGTGTCCATTGTTGCATCTCCTGGGGGGCAAAGTTCACAAAAAGTAGTAACATAGCAAACTTGGAGGTTCAATTGATGTCATCATAAGTCAAATGATTCAAATGAATTCCTGTAGTCACACTTTCTATCCAGATCCTCAAAAACATGTCATGGGTTCGGGGACTTCTAACTGTATCTGATCTGCCCTTACTATTTTACTGTATCTAAAAAAAGGAATAGAATCATACTGACCAAACATAGAAGAAAATGACCTGCGGCTTATAACTAATTTACACGGAGGACGCAAACAGCAGTGAACAAAGTACAGTTTCATTAAGCAatataaaatgtgaaattgtgaAGTAAAAAGGTTGCAGATAAACAAACAAGACTTGATGTGCTAGCTTTGCAACGTTGATTTTTAATGCATCGTGATGAATGACCCCATTAAGGgttaaaatgctttttcttttcagaaCGCTATCAGTCTGCATCGGACGGACCCAGCCTGTCGTGTATGTGTCGGCGTGACCGCGTGAAAGCCGCGTGGCCGTCCTCGCTGAGGCATGAACGTGGGAAGAGCCCACCAGCACAGTTTCCTATCGTGTGAAGAAGAAGGCCTGAGACTGACCAGCATGCCCGCCGTGGGGAGCTTCGGCAACGGCAAGATCCACACCAGACGTCAACGACACGGCCGCTTCGTCAGCAAGTCGGGCCAGTGCAACATTCACTTCTCAAACATGGACGACAAGTCCAGTCGTTACATTTCGGACATGTTCACCACTTGCGTGGACATACGCTGGCGCTACATGTTCCTGGTCTTCAGCCTGGTGTTTGTGGTGTCCTGGCTAATGTTTGGCTTGGCCTTCTGGGTCATCGGCCTCCTGCACGGCGACATGGAGCATCGCGCGGACGATGACGGTTTCGTACCGTGCGTCACGCAGGTGAACACCTTCGTGGCCGCTTTCCTGTTCTCCATTGAGACCCAGACGACCATCGGGTACGGGGCGCGCTGCGTGACAGAGGAATGTCCCGCTGCCGTCTTCTTGGTGGTCTTCCAGTCCATCGTGGGCTGCGTCATCGACGCCTTCATGATCGGCGCCATCATGGCGAAGATGGCGAGGCCTAAAAAGCGAGCAGAGACGCTCCTGTTCAGCCGAAACGCAGTCATCGCTATGCGTGACGGAAAGTTGTGCCTCATGTTTCGGGTGGCCAATCTGAGGAAAAGCCATATCGTGGAGGCTCACGTGCGAGCCCAGATGGTCAAGCCTCGATACACAGAGGAAGGCGAGTACATCCCTCTGGATCAGATCGACATGAACGTAGGCTACGACAGAGGCACCGACCGCCTCTTTCTGGTCGCGCCAATCACCGTCATCCACGAGATCGATGAAGAAAGTCCCCTGTTTGGCATCAGCAAACAAGATCTGGAGACGTCGGACTTTGAGATTGTCATCATACTTGAAGGTCTGGTGGAGGCCACCGCCATGACCACGCAGGCGCGCAGTTCCTACCTGTCGTCGGAGGTCCTTTGGGGTCACCGCTTTGAGCCCCTCATCTTCGAGGAGAAGAGTCAGTACAGGATAGATTACGCCTACTTTCACAAGACTTTCGAGGTGCCGTCCACGCCGAGGTGCAGCGCCAGGGACATGGAGGACAGGAAGTTCGCAACATCAGGCGCTAACTCCTTCTGCTACGAGAACGAG is a window of Vanacampus margaritifer isolate UIUO_Vmar chromosome 2, RoL_Vmar_1.0, whole genome shotgun sequence DNA encoding:
- the kcnj12b gene encoding ATP-sensitive inward rectifier potassium channel 12, coding for MNVGRAHQHSFLSCEEEGLRLTSMPAVGSFGNGKIHTRRQRHGRFVSKSGQCNIHFSNMDDKSSRYISDMFTTCVDIRWRYMFLVFSLVFVVSWLMFGLAFWVIGLLHGDMEHRADDDGFVPCVTQVNTFVAAFLFSIETQTTIGYGARCVTEECPAAVFLVVFQSIVGCVIDAFMIGAIMAKMARPKKRAETLLFSRNAVIAMRDGKLCLMFRVANLRKSHIVEAHVRAQMVKPRYTEEGEYIPLDQIDMNVGYDRGTDRLFLVAPITVIHEIDEESPLFGISKQDLETSDFEIVIILEGLVEATAMTTQARSSYLSSEVLWGHRFEPLIFEEKSQYRIDYAYFHKTFEVPSTPRCSARDMEDRKFATSGANSFCYENELAFISRDEEEEADFDKDEDRQCSTALLDEHSTSERDRKSSSLESEI